In one Agathobacter rectalis ATCC 33656 genomic region, the following are encoded:
- a CDS encoding N-acetylmuramoyl-L-alanine amidase, with protein sequence MKKYMYIIKKNKYCLILALFILSFYLGRGVCALAKNTGKNTNSTVIVIDPGHGGSDPGKISTSGVMEKDVNLSIAMALKQLFENRGFTVVMTRTTDCDLAPDNSKHPKTDDLTKRTALMSKSNVAVSISIHQNSFEDNSSCGPQVFYYEASDAGKELASSVLGALNTSLCVAKPRSIKPNKEYFILKKSTSPTVIVECGFLSNPAETLLLTDKNYQDDLAHAIYIGVTDYLAQSPSGHLQ encoded by the coding sequence ATGAAAAAATATATGTACATTATTAAGAAAAACAAATACTGTCTTATTTTAGCTCTCTTTATTCTGTCCTTCTACCTCGGAAGAGGTGTCTGCGCTCTTGCAAAAAACACTGGCAAAAACACTAATTCAACTGTTATTGTAATAGACCCGGGCCATGGTGGAAGTGATCCCGGTAAGATTTCCACCTCCGGCGTCATGGAAAAGGATGTCAACCTGAGTATTGCAATGGCTCTTAAACAGCTGTTTGAAAACAGAGGCTTTACTGTTGTCATGACCAGAACCACCGACTGCGACCTCGCTCCTGATAATTCCAAACATCCAAAGACAGATGATCTGACAAAGAGAACTGCCCTGATGTCTAAAAGCAATGTGGCAGTCAGCATCAGTATCCATCAAAACAGCTTTGAGGACAATTCAAGCTGCGGTCCACAGGTATTCTATTATGAAGCCTCTGATGCAGGAAAAGAGCTCGCATCCTCTGTCCTTGGAGCTCTAAACACTTCTCTTTGTGTCGCAAAGCCACGAAGCATTAAGCCCAATAAAGAATACTTTATACTTAAAAAATCCACATCCCCGACCGTAATCGTAGAATGTGGATTCTTGAGTAATCCTGCTGAGACACTTCTTCTTACTGACAAAAACTATCAGGATGACCTGGCACATGCAATATATATCGGTGTTACAGACTATCTTGCGCAATCACCCTCTGGACATTTACAATAA
- a CDS encoding glycosyl hydrolase family 18 protein has protein sequence MKKKLLPALIVTGLIILVVIIMGITALINKYTPTKKTEDLKEYFNISSDDEAALIVDNELSDYKAKIIDKKIYVDYKFVHDSLNSRFYWDANENVLLYTTASDIISAAADSNSYSVTKQTNDFGYPIVKATSDSALIALDYVKQYSNITFKSYDDPARIVITSKWDEIDSATVNKSTQVRVKGGIKSPILKEVKKDDKITILDSGDKWDKVATEDGVIGYIKSKALSESKKTKLTNPDYEEETFTHIKKDKDICLAWNQVTSQSANSKVPQVISSTKGINVMSPTWFYLNDNNGNLADIASKDYVSYCHSQGIEVWGLFSNFENTDVDAAYVLTHTSTRTTLINQIMSAAFNYELDGVNIDFENITEAAYGDSYIEFIRELAIKCHNNGISLSVDVTVPASFNKFFNRSDMANFADYIVIMGYDEHYKGSDAGSVSSIPWVTEGVESTLKEVPADQIILGMPFYTRIWELTPKEDDDAVTDTEDQSKYTVASQVYSMDAAAAQLATNNATAALDEESGQNYAEWSVSNKLYKVWLEDTTSLEKRLKLVDDNKLAGAAFWKLGFENSSVWDTVIKYLN, from the coding sequence ATGAAAAAGAAATTATTGCCTGCACTTATAGTAACCGGACTTATTATCCTCGTTGTAATAATAATGGGTATAACTGCTCTTATCAATAAATACACCCCTACGAAAAAGACAGAGGATCTTAAAGAGTATTTCAATATCTCTTCTGATGATGAGGCTGCTCTCATTGTAGATAATGAGCTATCCGATTACAAGGCTAAAATAATAGATAAAAAAATATACGTTGATTACAAATTTGTTCACGACTCATTAAATTCCAGATTTTACTGGGATGCAAATGAGAATGTGCTTCTTTACACAACCGCATCTGATATCATCTCAGCGGCGGCTGACAGCAATAGCTACAGTGTCACCAAGCAGACCAATGACTTTGGCTATCCGATCGTGAAAGCCACCTCTGACTCTGCGCTTATCGCTTTAGACTATGTAAAACAGTACTCCAATATCACCTTTAAGTCATATGATGACCCGGCACGCATCGTCATCACAAGCAAATGGGATGAAATAGACAGTGCCACTGTAAACAAGTCTACCCAGGTCCGCGTGAAGGGCGGCATAAAGAGCCCTATTCTAAAAGAGGTGAAAAAGGATGACAAGATTACTATTCTTGATTCCGGTGACAAATGGGATAAGGTTGCCACTGAGGATGGTGTTATTGGATATATAAAGAGCAAGGCTCTGTCCGAGAGCAAAAAAACCAAGCTTACGAATCCTGACTATGAGGAAGAGACCTTTACGCATATCAAGAAGGATAAGGATATCTGTCTTGCCTGGAATCAGGTAACAAGCCAGTCAGCAAACAGTAAAGTGCCCCAGGTAATTTCATCAACCAAGGGCATAAATGTAATGTCACCAACTTGGTTTTATTTAAATGACAACAACGGTAATCTGGCAGATATAGCAAGCAAGGATTATGTCAGCTACTGCCATTCCCAGGGCATCGAGGTATGGGGACTGTTCAGCAACTTTGAAAATACTGATGTAGATGCAGCATATGTGCTCACACATACATCCACGAGAACTACCCTGATCAATCAGATTATGTCGGCTGCATTTAACTATGAGCTTGATGGTGTAAATATTGACTTTGAAAATATCACAGAAGCAGCATATGGAGACTCTTACATCGAGTTTATCAGAGAGCTCGCCATAAAGTGTCACAATAACGGTATATCACTTTCAGTTGATGTCACAGTACCTGCCAGCTTCAACAAGTTCTTCAATCGCTCTGATATGGCAAACTTTGCCGATTATATTGTGATTATGGGATACGATGAACACTATAAGGGCTCTGATGCCGGCTCAGTTTCTTCCATTCCGTGGGTAACTGAGGGTGTTGAATCCACTCTGAAGGAGGTTCCCGCTGACCAGATTATTCTCGGCATGCCTTTTTATACCAGAATATGGGAGCTCACTCCAAAGGAGGACGATGATGCCGTAACCGATACCGAGGATCAGTCAAAGTACACTGTTGCCTCACAGGTATATAGTATGGACGCAGCTGCAGCACAGCTTGCCACAAACAATGCCACTGCTGCTCTTGATGAAGAATCCGGTCAGAACTACGCTGAGTGGTCTGTATCCAACAAGCTGTACAAGGTATGGCTCGAGGACACTACATCTTTAGAGAAAAGGCTCAAGCTCGTCGACGACAATAAGCTCGCCGGTGCAGCATTCTGGAAGCTTGGCTTTGAAAATTCATCTGTCTGGGATACTGTTATCAAATATCTGAACTGA
- a CDS encoding serine/threonine protein kinase, producing the protein MKNTNHSLFDKYEMIKDLGTGSSGSVTLVRHISMDQERALKKVPKSSAFAESALSEARLLKSLEHPSIPRIFDFEEDNAFYYIVEEYIDGETLDSFLLHQQLISPGLFFNICEQLCNVFIYLHTQISTPIIYRDLKPEHIIVCHNKLKLIDYGVSAYVIQDGNNFNHYGNIEFSAPECFTEDTITPAADIYSLGQLLQYILTFTPDSFSHKFQHIIQKATTSDASLRYVTVAELYQEIQEIQKLTGQPHLIHKIAVLGSHRGCGSTHVAVSLTCELNILGYHGIYIDSAKSILCHGNHDGLQIFKQKNGYYYYKSFQGIPDYSDGIQFNIPKDAIQIYDLGTDVCNEKIYDMDLVLYVCNGGFWHLNDIYRNHSILKKMTASLSVICNMCSRQDASAIAALLNCSVYHFPYDSDMFKSSVQKETLIQKLLELKGGASLSDTLKGYLRKSILHHS; encoded by the coding sequence ATGAAAAATACAAATCATTCTTTGTTTGACAAATATGAGATGATTAAAGATCTCGGAACCGGCAGCTCCGGTAGCGTTACGCTTGTCAGACACATATCTATGGATCAGGAGAGAGCTCTAAAGAAAGTTCCTAAATCTTCTGCTTTCGCCGAATCCGCATTATCAGAAGCAAGACTACTCAAGTCTCTTGAGCATCCGTCTATACCACGTATATTTGACTTCGAAGAGGACAATGCTTTTTACTATATCGTCGAGGAATATATCGACGGCGAGACATTAGATTCATTTTTGCTTCATCAGCAGTTAATTTCCCCAGGTTTATTTTTTAATATTTGTGAACAATTATGCAATGTTTTTATCTATCTGCATACACAGATATCTACTCCCATTATTTACAGGGACCTTAAACCGGAGCATATTATAGTATGCCACAATAAGCTTAAGCTTATCGATTATGGCGTATCGGCATATGTTATCCAGGATGGAAATAACTTCAATCACTATGGGAATATAGAATTCTCTGCCCCCGAATGCTTTACCGAGGATACAATTACACCGGCGGCAGACATTTACAGCTTAGGTCAGCTTCTGCAGTATATACTGACCTTTACCCCAGACAGCTTTTCCCATAAGTTTCAGCATATTATCCAAAAAGCAACAACATCTGATGCATCACTGCGTTACGTGACTGTCGCAGAGCTATATCAGGAAATACAGGAAATTCAAAAATTAACCGGTCAGCCACATCTCATACACAAAATAGCAGTTTTAGGCAGTCACAGAGGCTGCGGCTCCACCCACGTGGCCGTTTCACTCACCTGCGAACTCAATATCCTTGGATATCATGGTATCTACATAGACTCAGCAAAAAGCATACTTTGCCATGGTAATCACGACGGACTGCAGATTTTTAAGCAGAAAAACGGATATTATTATTACAAAAGCTTTCAGGGCATACCCGACTACAGTGACGGTATACAGTTTAATATTCCAAAAGATGCTATACAGATATACGACCTTGGCACTGATGTGTGCAACGAGAAAATATATGACATGGATCTCGTATTATATGTATGTAACGGCGGCTTTTGGCATCTGAATGATATCTACAGGAATCATTCTATTCTCAAAAAAATGACAGCTTCCCTGAGTGTTATATGTAATATGTGCAGCAGACAGGATGCCTCCGCGATTGCGGCACTACTTAATTGCAGTGTTTATCACTTTCCTTATGACAGCGATATGTTTAAGAGCTCAGTTCAAAAGGAAACGCTGATTCAAAAGCTGTTAGAACTAAAGGGAGGAGCATCACTATCAGACACTTTAAAAGGATATTTAAGAAAGTCCATTCTGCACCACAGTTAG
- a CDS encoding DUF6240 domain-containing protein → MQIENLINKSTDTKNTDTKTINDMTAGMRVSDYIKTDSSDNMSKKAAVVGSSNSVDMSDTIYARPQAKNEAGNNDGTDMAENLLNDMNQTSENRRNDMIVTASTTTSDDYKAAKDDGYDVIVTETDKIKAVLAKAGVDISIYGDDLSRQQLTDITGSQTEAAMLVNQMKAYDIPATDDNIKAGTDAIDRAKSLTNISNETKAYLVRNNMNPTVSNVYKATYSSSQVQDYRQKTKMTEISDELFEELKPQLKQILEEAHIDSSDENLNQCRWLIDEDIAVTPDNVLLANQVDCINAAGENVSSDFYARAVTEALAMGKKATDATMSQDGLIFDMAKKACDVLGEATADDIVTLESDNIPVTIENLSKLIAARGKDSAASQASANKAADNQITDSREARLVTAQRKLEEARLSMTAEANLSLIKKGVSIDTEPIERVVELLKQQENKYYGALFGDSSVEASDDRVRMYNNVCDIFNQMKQQPAYVLTLESADDTVYELYTAGKAMKQSLEAAASGYETLMTSPRADMGDSISKAFQNVDDILKELQIDTSESNRRAVRILAYNSTDITEDNIKQIKSVDEQVQRAFSDMTPAVTIEMIKRGISPLDMSMSDISDTARRIKSENPDERDEKFSEFLWKLEKKNEISEKERDSYIGIYRLISQVEQSDGAVIGSLVNQGADITMKNLLTAVRVRGKSAMDYKVDDTFAGVDSVSRGIKIDSQIESAYHTNCLRDVLDTLSPEKMEFVQYDSWLDMTPEQLRQAVYEAGEDNALSEQYATEQLRQFNQAVSVPENVYAFLEKYDVKTTAVNLMAASRLMKNPSEAVRNLWERGDSATARALLDETLRRFSESVKNPKELAQAQETLADTAEHVMDSMIIEDRHTGSIDLRQMKLLCSQLRIASNMSRQENYIVPIETADGVTGMKLRIVRGEDKKGLVDIFLEDKKCGRVAAFFEAKENSVSAMIVTDDEQTKKLFEDNITMFEAGISDGEQRVRIDVALEHDISAKESKMSDNETKKLLDGSESVQTTRLYHIAEQFIVNVQRVIAQDSL, encoded by the coding sequence ATGCAGATAGAGAATTTGATTAATAAAAGCACAGATACGAAAAATACGGACACAAAAACCATAAATGACATGACAGCGGGTATGCGTGTGTCAGACTACATAAAGACAGACAGCAGTGACAATATGTCAAAAAAGGCGGCTGTTGTCGGTTCGTCAAACTCTGTTGATATGTCGGATACGATATATGCAAGACCACAGGCTAAAAACGAAGCCGGGAACAACGATGGCACAGATATGGCAGAAAATCTGCTAAATGACATGAATCAGACCTCAGAAAACAGGCGAAATGATATGATTGTCACTGCAAGCACCACCACGAGTGATGATTACAAAGCTGCAAAGGATGACGGCTACGATGTCATTGTCACTGAGACCGATAAGATAAAAGCAGTGCTGGCAAAGGCAGGTGTAGATATATCCATATATGGAGATGATCTGAGCAGGCAGCAGCTTACAGACATCACGGGAAGCCAGACTGAAGCGGCCATGCTTGTCAATCAGATGAAAGCATATGATATTCCTGCTACAGATGACAATATAAAGGCAGGTACAGATGCCATAGACCGGGCAAAGAGCCTTACAAATATATCCAATGAGACAAAGGCATATCTGGTCAGAAATAACATGAATCCGACGGTTTCCAATGTATACAAGGCTACGTACAGCAGCAGTCAGGTACAAGATTACAGGCAGAAAACCAAAATGACGGAGATATCAGATGAGCTGTTTGAGGAGCTTAAGCCACAGCTTAAACAGATATTAGAGGAAGCTCATATAGACAGTAGTGATGAGAATCTGAATCAGTGCAGGTGGCTGATAGATGAAGATATAGCCGTTACACCTGACAATGTGCTGCTTGCGAATCAGGTAGACTGCATCAACGCAGCAGGAGAAAATGTGAGCAGTGATTTTTATGCAAGGGCAGTGACAGAAGCACTGGCAATGGGAAAAAAGGCTACAGATGCCACTATGTCACAAGATGGTCTGATATTTGACATGGCAAAGAAAGCCTGTGATGTATTAGGTGAGGCGACCGCAGATGACATTGTCACATTAGAGTCAGATAACATACCTGTCACGATAGAGAATCTGTCAAAGCTTATAGCTGCAAGGGGCAAGGATAGTGCAGCATCGCAAGCCTCAGCGAATAAAGCTGCGGATAATCAGATTACAGACAGCCGGGAAGCAAGGCTTGTGACAGCTCAAAGAAAGCTTGAGGAAGCGAGACTTTCCATGACAGCAGAAGCCAACCTTTCACTCATAAAAAAAGGAGTTTCAATAGACACAGAGCCTATTGAACGTGTAGTGGAGCTGCTTAAGCAGCAGGAAAATAAATACTACGGAGCGCTGTTTGGTGATAGCAGTGTAGAGGCATCTGATGATAGGGTACGTATGTACAATAATGTCTGTGATATTTTCAATCAGATGAAGCAGCAGCCGGCGTATGTACTGACCCTGGAATCCGCTGATGACACTGTGTATGAGCTGTATACAGCAGGCAAAGCAATGAAGCAGTCATTAGAAGCAGCAGCCTCAGGATATGAGACTCTTATGACATCACCGCGGGCAGATATGGGAGACAGTATATCAAAAGCATTTCAGAATGTGGATGATATACTTAAAGAGCTTCAGATAGATACATCTGAAAGCAATCGCAGGGCTGTGCGGATACTTGCGTACAACAGTACCGACATCACAGAGGACAATATAAAGCAGATAAAGTCTGTAGATGAGCAGGTGCAGAGAGCATTCAGCGATATGACACCGGCGGTGACGATTGAGATGATAAAAAGAGGCATATCACCGCTTGATATGAGCATGAGTGACATAAGTGACACTGCCAGACGGATAAAATCAGAAAATCCTGACGAAAGGGATGAGAAATTCAGCGAGTTTCTCTGGAAGCTTGAAAAGAAAAATGAAATCTCAGAGAAGGAAAGAGACTCATATATAGGCATATACAGGCTTATTTCACAGGTGGAGCAGTCAGATGGTGCTGTGATAGGCTCACTTGTTAATCAGGGAGCAGATATTACAATGAAAAATCTGCTTACAGCGGTCCGGGTACGAGGAAAGAGTGCCATGGACTATAAGGTGGACGATACCTTTGCCGGAGTGGACAGTGTAAGCAGGGGCATTAAAATTGACTCACAGATAGAAAGCGCATATCATACAAACTGCCTAAGGGATGTGCTTGATACACTTTCACCTGAGAAAATGGAGTTTGTGCAGTATGACAGCTGGCTTGATATGACTCCGGAGCAGTTAAGGCAGGCTGTATATGAGGCAGGCGAGGATAACGCACTGTCAGAGCAATATGCCACAGAACAGCTAAGACAGTTCAATCAGGCAGTTTCGGTGCCTGAGAACGTATATGCTTTTCTAGAGAAATATGATGTAAAAACAACCGCGGTAAACCTCATGGCTGCGTCACGGCTAATGAAAAATCCGTCAGAGGCAGTAAGAAATCTCTGGGAGCGTGGAGACAGTGCTACGGCAAGGGCTCTTTTGGATGAGACTCTAAGACGGTTTTCTGAGTCGGTAAAAAATCCAAAGGAGCTTGCGCAGGCGCAGGAAACGCTGGCTGATACAGCAGAGCATGTTATGGATTCGATGATTATAGAGGATAGGCACACCGGTTCAATAGACCTCAGACAGATGAAGCTATTATGCAGTCAGCTAAGGATAGCTTCAAATATGTCGAGACAGGAAAACTATATTGTACCAATAGAGACTGCTGACGGGGTCACAGGTATGAAGCTTCGCATAGTAAGAGGTGAAGATAAAAAGGGACTGGTTGACATATTCCTTGAGGATAAAAAATGCGGCAGGGTAGCTGCATTTTTTGAGGCAAAGGAAAACTCAGTATCTGCTATGATAGTCACAGACGATGAGCAGACTAAAAAGCTGTTTGAAGATAATATCACTATGTTTGAGGCAGGAATAAGTGATGGTGAACAGCGTGTGCGCATAGATGTGGCACTGGAGCATGATATATCTGCAAAAGAGTCTAAGATGTCAGATAATGAGACTAAAAAGCTGCTTGATGGCAGTGAAAGTGTCCAGACAACCAGACTATATCACATCGCAGAGCAGTTTATTGTAAATGTCCAGAGGGTGATTGCGCAAGATAGTCTGTAA
- the glgB gene encoding 1,4-alpha-glucan branching protein GlgB, whose product MCNFTAMDCYLFGQATHYDIYKKMGAHLAERKGKKGVCFDVWAPHAREVYVFGEFNDWNETSHEMKRVEPETMGVYELFVPGAQKGQMYKFIIVTEQGDKLYKADPYANYAELRPGTASIITDIEHFTWTDKEWMDKRAAKSDADVYSSPMAIYECHPGSWMRHPGRDDEGFYTYRELAKSLISYVKTMGYTHIELMGISEYPFDGSWGYQVTGYYAPTSRYGEPEDFAYFVDQCHKNNIGVILDWVPAHFPKDAHGLANFDGTATYEYADPRKGEHPDWGTKIFDYGKNEVKNFLIGSALMWIENYHVDGLRVDAVASMLYLDYGKNDGQWVPNKFGGNKNLEAVEFFKHINTLILGRNHGTVMIAEESTAWPKVTGKVEEDGLNFSYKWNMGWMHDFLDYMKLDPYFRKNNHNKMTFAMSYNESEKYILVLSHDEVVHLKCSMLNKMPGLEGDKFKNLMAGYAFMMGHCGKKLLFMGQEFAQKQEWSEERELDWYLLENPEHKKIQNWVKELLHLYRRNRCLYELDSSWEGFEWINANDADRSIFSFIRKSKDGKNNMLFVINFTPVERPDYRVGVPKHKTYQLVLDSEDPKFTGKTVQAPVKKAAKGRGKAAKQSYKKLDYKAVKSECDGRPFSFAYPLAPYGVAVFKY is encoded by the coding sequence ATGTGTAATTTTACAGCAATGGATTGTTACCTGTTTGGTCAGGCAACACACTATGATATCTACAAGAAGATGGGTGCTCACTTAGCTGAGCGTAAAGGAAAAAAAGGAGTGTGCTTTGACGTCTGGGCGCCACATGCGAGGGAAGTATACGTGTTTGGTGAGTTTAACGACTGGAATGAGACCAGTCATGAGATGAAGCGTGTAGAGCCGGAAACCATGGGAGTGTATGAGCTTTTTGTACCGGGAGCGCAAAAGGGTCAGATGTATAAGTTTATTATAGTCACTGAACAGGGTGATAAGCTGTACAAGGCGGATCCATACGCAAACTACGCAGAGCTTCGTCCGGGAACAGCGTCAATCATCACAGATATCGAGCACTTCACATGGACTGACAAAGAGTGGATGGATAAGAGAGCAGCAAAGTCAGATGCTGATGTATATTCTTCACCTATGGCTATATATGAGTGTCATCCGGGCTCATGGATGAGACATCCGGGCAGGGATGATGAGGGCTTTTATACATACAGGGAGCTTGCAAAATCACTCATATCCTATGTGAAAACTATGGGATATACACATATTGAGCTTATGGGTATTTCAGAGTATCCGTTTGATGGCTCATGGGGATATCAGGTGACAGGCTACTATGCACCTACATCGAGGTATGGAGAGCCTGAGGATTTTGCATACTTTGTTGATCAGTGCCATAAAAATAATATCGGAGTAATCCTCGACTGGGTACCTGCACATTTCCCAAAGGATGCGCATGGACTTGCCAATTTCGATGGAACAGCCACATATGAGTATGCAGACCCAAGAAAGGGAGAGCATCCCGACTGGGGCACAAAGATATTTGACTACGGTAAGAATGAAGTAAAGAACTTCCTTATCGGAAGTGCACTTATGTGGATAGAAAATTACCACGTAGACGGACTCCGTGTGGATGCAGTTGCGTCAATGCTTTATCTTGACTATGGAAAGAACGACGGACAGTGGGTGCCAAACAAGTTTGGAGGAAATAAGAACCTCGAGGCAGTAGAGTTTTTCAAGCATATCAATACACTCATACTTGGAAGAAATCACGGAACTGTAATGATAGCCGAAGAGTCTACCGCATGGCCAAAGGTAACAGGCAAGGTAGAGGAAGACGGACTGAACTTCAGCTACAAATGGAACATGGGATGGATGCATGACTTCCTTGATTATATGAAGCTGGATCCATATTTCCGTAAAAATAACCACAACAAGATGACATTTGCGATGAGCTATAATGAGAGTGAGAAATATATTCTGGTACTGTCACATGATGAGGTGGTACATCTGAAGTGTTCTATGCTCAACAAAATGCCGGGCTTAGAAGGGGATAAATTCAAGAACCTCATGGCAGGATATGCATTTATGATGGGACACTGTGGAAAGAAGCTTCTTTTCATGGGACAGGAGTTTGCACAGAAGCAGGAGTGGAGTGAGGAAAGAGAACTCGACTGGTATCTGCTTGAGAATCCGGAGCATAAAAAGATCCAGAACTGGGTAAAGGAGCTGCTTCACCTCTATAGGAGAAACCGCTGTCTGTATGAGCTGGATTCAAGCTGGGAAGGCTTTGAATGGATAAATGCAAACGATGCAGACAGAAGCATCTTCAGCTTTATCAGAAAGAGTAAGGATGGCAAGAATAATATGCTCTTTGTCATCAATTTCACACCGGTAGAGAGACCTGATTACAGAGTCGGAGTGCCAAAGCACAAGACATATCAGCTCGTTTTAGATAGTGAGGATCCTAAGTTTACCGGCAAAACGGTACAAGCGCCTGTAAAGAAGGCTGCAAAGGGCAGAGGCAAGGCAGCAAAACAGTCATATAAGAAGCTGGACTATAAGGCAGTCAAATCAGAGTGTGACGGCAGACCATTTTCATTTGCTTATCCACTTGCGCCTTACGGAGTTGCTGTATTTAAATACTAA
- a CDS encoding DUF1858 domain-containing protein yields MARVTKDTMIGDLLQIDQNVAPLLLNIGMHCLGCPSSQMETIEEAAMVHGLDPDDLVVEINTFIDHDLG; encoded by the coding sequence ATGGCTAGAGTTACTAAGGACACTATGATTGGTGATCTTCTTCAGATTGACCAGAACGTGGCACCATTACTTTTAAATATCGGCATGCACTGTCTCGGATGCCCATCATCACAGATGGAGACAATCGAAGAGGCTGCTATGGTTCACGGACTTGACCCGGATGATCTTGTCGTTGAAATCAACACATTCATCGATCACGACCTCGGTTAA
- a CDS encoding adaptor protein MecA, with product MKIEKVNDNQIRCTLTREDLEDRHIKISELAYGSAKAKSLFKDMVEQANYEFGFETNDIPLMVEAIPLPSESIVLIITKVEYPDELDTRFSKFSEADDDFTDLGNAGQPPVIKGAADILELFERIKKENEKTADSEQGTDDITEEQAEADVVKLFVFDKFDDVRRISHVLDGFYSGRNDLYRDASSNKYYLVAHKSEHTPKEFNKVCNIISEYAYQKNYVPANEAFFKEHGNVIIEEAAIQTLAAL from the coding sequence ATGAAAATTGAGAAGGTAAATGATAATCAGATCCGCTGTACTCTTACCAGAGAGGATCTTGAGGACAGACATATAAAAATAAGCGAACTGGCATATGGATCAGCGAAGGCGAAAAGCCTTTTTAAAGATATGGTAGAGCAGGCCAATTACGAGTTTGGCTTTGAAACAAATGATATTCCACTCATGGTGGAGGCAATTCCACTGCCATCAGAGTCTATAGTGCTTATCATCACAAAGGTTGAATATCCGGATGAGCTTGACACCAGATTTTCAAAGTTTTCAGAGGCAGATGACGACTTTACGGACTTAGGAAATGCAGGACAGCCTCCGGTGATAAAGGGAGCTGCTGATATTTTGGAGCTGTTTGAGCGTATCAAGAAGGAAAATGAGAAGACAGCTGACAGTGAGCAGGGCACTGATGATATTACAGAAGAACAGGCTGAGGCTGACGTAGTCAAGCTGTTTGTTTTTGATAAATTTGATGATGTGCGCAGGATTTCGCATGTGCTTGACGGCTTTTACAGCGGCAGAAATGACTTATACCGCGACGCTTCAAGCAATAAGTACTATCTTGTGGCCCACAAGAGTGAGCATACTCCGAAGGAATTCAACAAGGTGTGCAACATCATTTCAGAGTACGCATATCAGAAGAACTATGTGCCTGCCAATGAAGCATTTTTCAAGGAGCATGGTAATGTGATTATTGAAGAAGCTGCCATCCAGACGCTGGCAGCACTTTAA